The Thermus filiformis genome includes a region encoding these proteins:
- a CDS encoding helix-turn-helix domain-containing protein, translating to MRHAFTYTEAARILGVSPRHVRALAKAGLLEVRHFGRAARIPKAALEALLGHPLDLEALERLEKEPPARAGAGEG from the coding sequence ATGAGGCACGCTTTTACCTACACCGAGGCCGCCCGGATTTTAGGAGTGAGCCCCAGGCATGTGCGGGCCTTGGCCAAGGCCGGCCTGCTTGAGGTGCGGCACTTTGGCCGCGCCGCCCGCATTCCCAAGGCCGCCCTGGAGGCCCTTTTGGGCCACCCGCTGGACCTGGAGGCCCTGGAGCGCCTGGAAAAGGAGCCCCCCGCCCGGGCCGGGGCGGGGGAGGGGTAG